One genomic region from Vitreimonas flagellata encodes:
- a CDS encoding TetR/AcrR family transcriptional regulator: MPQAASPKPRARPAPKWRRRAEARPDEILDAALAEFTARGFEAARMEDVAKAAGISKAAIYLYFSSKAALLEALIEAKVGTLAQQMQSLALAGHADPLNAMRMIATMAAHRLSDINLLAVPRLVISISGRFPEIAEYYRTHVVEKARGALEALIDAAKDKGAIRAEVDTQAAARAFIGPILFEALWTHVLKGETALHDPQKLIQQQFDILLNGLEQRA; this comes from the coding sequence ATGCCACAGGCTGCCTCCCCGAAGCCTCGCGCCCGCCCCGCCCCGAAATGGCGGCGGCGGGCCGAGGCGCGACCGGACGAAATCCTCGACGCGGCTTTGGCCGAATTCACCGCGCGCGGCTTCGAAGCGGCGCGCATGGAGGATGTCGCCAAGGCCGCCGGCATCTCGAAGGCGGCGATCTATCTCTACTTTTCGAGCAAGGCGGCGTTGCTCGAAGCGTTGATCGAAGCCAAGGTCGGCACGCTGGCGCAGCAGATGCAATCGCTCGCGCTTGCCGGTCACGCTGATCCGCTGAATGCGATGCGCATGATCGCGACAATGGCGGCGCATCGTCTGTCCGACATCAATCTGCTCGCCGTGCCGCGCCTGGTGATCAGCATCTCCGGGCGCTTTCCCGAGATCGCGGAATATTACCGCACGCATGTCGTCGAGAAGGCGCGCGGTGCGCTCGAAGCGTTGATTGATGCAGCCAAGGACAAAGGCGCAATCCGCGCAGAGGTGGATACGCAAGCCGCAGCGCGCGCGTTCATCGGGCCGATCTTGTTCGAGGCGCTATGGACGCATGTGTTGAAAGGCGAAACCGCTCTCCACGATCCGCAAAAGCTGATCCAACAGCAATTCGACATCCTGCTGAACGGGCTGGAGCAACGCGCATGA
- a CDS encoding HlyD family secretion protein, with protein MKRSVVLSLALLVACGRAETNILQGYGEADYIYLASQETGVVRELNVREGDRVEAGARVFTLDPDRLALNEQSASAQGAAAASAVRTAQAQATLAQRNYARGVELFERGFYPRARLDSDRAAMDAAVAQLAQARREAGAASASTGLARERLSDLDGAAPAAGVIERIYHRPGEVVAAGQPIAALLAPTNMKVRFFAPEPMLSRLPVGARVLVSCDDCGEPVAAIVSYVAHEPQFTPPVIYSLDQREKLVFLVEARFEGESPVRPGMPVDVRLAE; from the coding sequence ATGAAGCGCTCTGTCGTTTTATCTCTCGCTCTCCTTGTCGCCTGCGGGCGCGCGGAGACGAATATTCTCCAAGGCTATGGCGAGGCGGATTACATTTATCTGGCCAGCCAAGAGACGGGCGTGGTGCGTGAACTCAATGTACGCGAAGGCGATCGCGTTGAGGCAGGCGCGCGCGTGTTTACGCTCGACCCCGATCGCCTGGCGCTGAACGAGCAGAGTGCGAGTGCGCAAGGTGCGGCGGCCGCCTCCGCAGTGCGTACGGCACAGGCGCAAGCGACGTTGGCGCAGCGCAATTACGCGCGCGGCGTGGAATTGTTCGAGCGCGGCTTCTATCCACGCGCACGGCTGGACTCAGATCGCGCAGCGATGGATGCCGCGGTCGCACAATTGGCGCAGGCGCGGCGCGAAGCTGGCGCCGCCAGCGCATCGACTGGCTTGGCGCGCGAGCGTTTGAGCGATCTGGATGGCGCCGCACCCGCAGCGGGCGTGATCGAGCGGATCTATCATCGACCTGGTGAGGTTGTTGCTGCGGGTCAACCGATCGCGGCCCTGCTCGCACCAACGAACATGAAGGTGCGTTTTTTTGCGCCGGAGCCGATGCTCTCACGATTGCCAGTTGGCGCGCGTGTGCTGGTGAGTTGCGATGATTGCGGTGAGCCGGTTGCGGCTATCGTGAGCTACGTTGCGCATGAGCCGCAATTTACTCCGCCCGTGATCTACTCGCTCGATCAACGCGAGAAGCTGGTTTTCTTGGTTGAAGCGCGGTTCGAGGGTGAGAGCCCGGTGCGGCCAGGGATGCCGGTCGATGTTCGGCTGGCCGAATGA